A section of the Halichoerus grypus chromosome 11, mHalGry1.hap1.1, whole genome shotgun sequence genome encodes:
- the CNTF gene encoding ciliary neurotrophic factor produces MAFAEHSPLTPHRRDLCSRSIWLARKIRSDLTALLESYMKHQGLNENINLDSVDGVPMASTDWWSELTEAERLQENLQAYRAFHVMLARLLEDQQMHLTPAEGDFHQAIHTVLLQVAAFAYQLEELMMLLEHKIPSNEADGMPIIDGDGGLFEKKLWGLKVLRELSQWTVRSIHDLRVISHQTGIPAHRGHCIANDKKI; encoded by the exons ATGGCTTTTGCAGAGCACTCACCGCTGACCCCTCACCGCCGGGACCTCTGTAGCCGCTCTATCTGGCTAGCAAGGAAGATTCGTTCAGACCTGACTGCTCTTTTGGAATCTTAT ATGAAGCATCAGGGCCTGAACGAGAACATAAACCTGGACTCTGTGGATGGTGTGCCAATGGCAAGCACTGACTGGTGGAGTGAGCTGACTGAGGCAGAGCGACTCCAAGAGAACCTCCAAGCTTATCGTGCCTTCCATGTTATGTTGGCCAGGCTTCTAGAAGACCAGCAGATGCATTTAACTCCAGCTGAAGGGGATTTCCATCAAGCAATACATACCGTTCTACTCCAAGTTGCTGCCTTTGCTTACCAGCTGGAGGAATTAATGATGCTTCTGGAACACAAGATCCCCTCCAATGAGGCTGATGGGATGCCCATCATTGATGGAGATGGTGGTCTCTTTGAGAAGAAGCTGTGGGGCCTAAAGGTGTTGCGAGAGCTTTCACAGTGGACAGTGAGGTCCATCCATGACCTTCGAGTCATTTCTCATCAGACTGGGATTCCAGCACACAGGGGCCATTGTATTGCTAATGACAAGAAAATATAG